A single region of the Borrelia hermsii DAH genome encodes:
- a CDS encoding response regulator, whose amino-acid sequence MIQKTTISMDSSNKPKGINYETGAPFNVLIVDDSVFTVKQLTQIFTSEGFNVIDTAADGEEAVIKYKNHYPNIDVVTLDITMPKMDGITCLSNIIEFDKNAKVIMISALGKEQLVKDCLIKGAKTFIVKPLDRAKVLQRVMSVFVQ is encoded by the coding sequence ATGATCCAGAAAACTACAATTTCTATGGATTCTTCAAATAAACCAAAGGGGATTAATTATGAAACCGGAGCTCCTTTTAATGTTTTGATTGTAGATGATTCAGTCTTTACTGTAAAGCAGCTTACACAAATTTTTACTTCTGAAGGGTTCAATGTTATTGATACTGCTGCTGATGGCGAGGAGGCTGTGATCAAATATAAAAATCATTATCCTAATATTGATGTTGTTACTCTTGATATTACTATGCCCAAAATGGATGGAATAACTTGTCTTTCTAATATCATAGAGTTTGATAAAAATGCTAAAGTAATAATGATTTCTGCTTTAGGAAAAGAACAGTTGGTTAAGGATTGTTTAATTAAAGGTGCAAAGACGTTTATTGTAAAGCCTCTTGATAGAGCCAAGGTTCTTCAAAGAGTTATGTCTGTATTTGTTCAATGA
- a CDS encoding HAD family hydrolase, protein MRIKACIFDMDGTLINSIMDIAFSMNAALKKLGYTEIKTDEFNTLVGRGYSKLVENTLEHLNINLNNKHLKDNLYLEFVKSYNQNLSSRTKAYDGIPELLRKLNSLNIPIGILSNKNHTELLIISKDIFKDINFFEVRGYSTRFNAKPDPANALDMITELNLTPEEIAYIGDSDVDMITAQNAGFLPIGVSWGFRTIEELKASGAKYILNSPSELLGIIK, encoded by the coding sequence ATGAGAATCAAAGCTTGCATTTTTGACATGGATGGAACTTTAATAAACAGCATCATGGATATTGCATTCTCAATGAACGCTGCCCTAAAAAAATTAGGGTATACAGAAATTAAAACAGATGAATTTAACACTCTTGTTGGAAGAGGATATTCTAAATTAGTAGAGAACACTTTAGAACATCTTAACATAAACTTAAACAATAAACACCTCAAAGATAATCTGTACCTAGAATTTGTAAAATCATATAATCAAAATCTTTCTTCCCGAACAAAAGCATATGATGGCATACCAGAACTTTTACGAAAGCTAAACTCACTTAACATTCCCATTGGAATCTTAAGCAATAAAAACCACACGGAACTATTAATTATATCAAAAGATATATTTAAAGATATAAACTTCTTTGAAGTGAGGGGCTACTCAACAAGATTTAATGCAAAACCAGATCCTGCAAATGCACTTGACATGATCACAGAATTAAATCTTACACCAGAAGAAATAGCATACATCGGGGACAGTGATGTTGATATGATAACTGCTCAGAATGCCGGATTCCTACCTATAGGGGTTTCATGGGGATTTAGAACAATAGAAGAATTAAAAGCAAGTGGAGCAAAATACATCCTAAATAGTCCATCTGAACTTTTGGGCATAATTAAATGA
- a CDS encoding chemotaxis protein CheX → MRIDYIEPFLDAASSVLRDMLLVEDIQMGSPGLKSINQKIRGASVIVGLAGSVEGSIIIDMDIDTALFVASKLNFEEYVDFDDEETKEMVAATLTEVGNIIAGNFVTTLHAKGFVFDITPPAFIYGENMKISNKGSEALIVPFTLPDGKIIEVNIAIRERV, encoded by the coding sequence ATGAGAATAGATTATATAGAGCCGTTTTTAGATGCTGCTTCTTCAGTTTTAAGGGATATGTTGCTTGTTGAAGATATTCAAATGGGCAGTCCTGGACTTAAGTCGATAAATCAAAAAATAAGAGGGGCTTCTGTAATTGTAGGGCTTGCAGGTTCTGTTGAAGGTAGCATTATCATTGATATGGATATTGATACTGCACTTTTTGTTGCTTCTAAGTTGAATTTTGAGGAGTATGTTGATTTTGATGATGAAGAGACTAAGGAGATGGTAGCTGCAACTCTTACGGAAGTTGGTAATATTATTGCTGGTAATTTTGTTACTACTTTGCATGCTAAAGGTTTTGTGTTTGATATAACTCCACCGGCTTTTATTTATGGAGAAAATATGAAAATAAGCAATAAGGGTTCTGAAGCATTAATAGTACCTTTTACTTTGCCAGATGGTAAAATTATCGAGGTTAATATTGCAATAAGAGAGAGGGTTTGA
- a CDS encoding ABC transporter ATP-binding protein, which yields MMQDILTLDKVTKRYGNFVANDNICISFKKGEIHAILGENGAGKTTLMKTIYGIHRPDSGQIFLKGNELRLKDSSESIRSGIGMVFQHFMLIPKFTAVQNIILGYEDSKFGFINYDRARRKILKLSEKYGLKIDTDKPIENLSVGMGQKIEILKVLYRNADIVIFDEPTAVLTPNEINEFINVLKILAVEGHTVILITHKIKEIKAVAQRCTIMRFGKVIGTFAVAETDERMLTKLMIGKETSFDISKRQVVDHTNVLEIRDLNVKDERGVLKVKNISFNLREGEIFGIAGVEGSGQEELIEAILGIRDVFSGDIIKKIDGKFESIKGLSVKQIIDRKIGHIPSDRQNHGLILDFNIFQNIGIKSFDNVNYLKIKCSDVCNSKLKFKFFNTLKKQFVDFNLTFLKKITEQLAVSFDIRPRDILSKVKNLSGGNQQKVIVAREINLKPEVLLAVQPTRGLDVGAIKNIYKKMMEQRDAGMTILLVSLELDELMSICDRIAVMYDGRIVGILEDNFDAEVIGKMMMGVI from the coding sequence TTGATGCAAGATATATTAACTTTAGATAAAGTTACTAAGCGATATGGCAACTTTGTTGCTAATGATAATATTTGTATAAGCTTTAAAAAGGGAGAAATACATGCAATTCTTGGTGAGAATGGTGCTGGCAAAACCACTTTAATGAAAACTATTTATGGAATTCATAGACCTGATAGCGGGCAAATTTTTTTAAAAGGTAATGAACTAAGACTTAAAGATTCAAGCGAATCTATTCGAAGTGGTATTGGAATGGTTTTTCAACATTTTATGTTAATTCCAAAATTTACGGCTGTGCAAAATATTATTTTAGGATATGAAGATTCAAAGTTTGGGTTTATTAATTATGATCGTGCAAGAAGGAAGATACTTAAGCTTTCTGAAAAATATGGTTTAAAAATAGATACTGATAAGCCTATTGAAAATTTAAGTGTTGGGATGGGACAAAAAATAGAAATACTTAAGGTTCTCTATAGAAATGCAGATATTGTTATTTTTGATGAACCTACAGCAGTGCTTACGCCTAATGAGATTAATGAATTCATAAATGTTTTAAAAATATTGGCTGTAGAGGGGCATACTGTAATACTTATTACGCATAAAATAAAAGAAATAAAGGCTGTGGCGCAAAGGTGTACAATTATGCGTTTTGGAAAAGTGATTGGAACTTTTGCTGTTGCTGAGACTGATGAGAGAATGCTTACTAAATTGATGATAGGCAAAGAAACTTCTTTTGATATATCCAAGAGGCAGGTTGTTGATCACACTAACGTTCTTGAGATTAGAGATTTAAATGTTAAAGATGAACGAGGTGTTTTAAAAGTTAAAAATATTAGTTTTAATCTTAGAGAAGGTGAAATTTTTGGAATAGCGGGAGTTGAAGGAAGCGGTCAAGAAGAATTAATCGAAGCAATTCTTGGTATTAGAGATGTCTTTAGCGGGGACATAATTAAGAAGATTGATGGCAAGTTTGAATCAATAAAGGGTCTTAGTGTTAAGCAAATAATAGATAGAAAAATTGGTCATATTCCATCTGATAGACAAAACCACGGTCTTATTTTAGATTTTAATATTTTCCAAAATATTGGAATTAAGAGTTTTGATAATGTAAATTATTTAAAAATTAAGTGTAGTGATGTGTGTAATAGTAAATTAAAGTTTAAATTTTTCAATACTCTTAAAAAACAGTTTGTTGACTTTAATTTAACTTTTCTTAAGAAGATAACTGAACAACTTGCAGTTTCTTTTGATATTAGACCGAGGGATATTTTAAGCAAAGTTAAAAATCTATCTGGAGGCAATCAACAAAAGGTAATTGTTGCACGTGAGATTAATTTAAAACCCGAAGTTCTTTTGGCAGTTCAACCTACAAGGGGACTTGATGTGGGTGCTATTAAAAATATTTATAAAAAAATGATGGAACAGAGGGATGCAGGAATGACAATTCTTCTTGTGTCTCTTGAGCTTGATGAGCTTATGAGTATTTGTGATAGGATAGCTGTAATGTATGATGGGAGAATTGTCGGTATTTTGGAGGATAATTTTGATGCTGAGGTTATTGGTAAAATGATGATGGGTGTAATTTGA